In Panthera uncia isolate 11264 unplaced genomic scaffold, Puncia_PCG_1.0 HiC_scaffold_352, whole genome shotgun sequence, the genomic stretch ggtcatgatctcgcaggctgtgggttcgagccccgcgtcgggctctgggctgacggctcagagcctggagcctcctttggatcctgtgtctccctctctctctgcccctcccccgctcatgctctgtctctctctgtctcagaaataaacattaaaaaaaaattttttttaatacagattcCCGGTCCCGCCCTGGAGATTCTGATCAGTAGGCCTGGGAGAACCCAGAATGTGCATCACAGCCTGCCAGCTGCTTCGTGGTTCCGATGGCAGGTGGGCCATACCTTCCAGAAACATCAGGACGCCCCTGCACGTGTCACACAACTGGAATGCCCCACGTAGGGGTCATGCATAGGGCTGCACCTCCTAAAAGTCCCTCCCACACTCCCCTGCAAACTTCTAAGCTCCTAAGCACAGCCAAAAAAGTCCCAAGTCTCTCTAGCACCACCCAAATTTGTGGGGCAGCAGGAAAGGGGCTGCTGGGGTGCAAACCTCCAGCCGCCCACACTTGCTTGCTTCACACTGCAGGTCTCCGGGGTCAGAAATACTCCTCGCCACGGTGTCACAGTGACCTCAGGAGAACAGCTGTAGAAGAAACCTATTCCTCTGCTGCTCCGCTAGCTGCTGcgtttataaaaaataaacaccttcTCGTCTTCAAGTCTATTTCAGCAAAAACAATTAGGCACAGCACAGGATAGAACGAGCCTGGGGCTGTATGACTCTGGGAAAACCGCTTGCCCTCTGAGCCTGAGATTCCCCGGCCATACTGTCCTTAAAGATTCTCCTCTGCTCAGCAATCGTCTGGCCGTTATCTTCTCTAATATAGGCCACGGCTGTGCAAAAGCCACGGTTCAAACCAGTCCCCATTATTGGGCACTTCCTTCTGATGCAGGACCAACTTCAGAGTCCAGGCCGGGGAAAGGAACATGCCAGTCCCTCTGCACGCAGCGTGCAGTCTGAGCGGCCTCAgggcctgccctccctcctctcccaagGGGGCAGGAATGGGATCCCGTGTCTGCAGATACGTCCCTCGTCAGGCTGCCAGCTGGCAGAACGTCACGACAGGACATGGTGAAGGCCTCGGCCTCCCTCCATCCCCGCGGCTCACCTTTCTTTCCTGCAGGGACGAAGACTCGTCTAGATAAGGAGACAGAGGGACAAGCAGAAACGGTCCTTCCCTGTCCTCTCCACGACTCGGTGCTCCGACCGTCACACTCAGCCCACAATGCAGACCTAAGCCCCCGCGGATGCCATCCTCCCTCCCGCCACCCAAGCACTCCCTGCTCCTGCCTATCCCGCCCCTGCACCCGCTCTCCTCCAGAAGGCCAGCACACAGCAAACACTCCAGAAAGACTCCTTGGTTGAGCAACTCAAATTCGGGGAAAACAGGTCACACCAGCACTAGGACCccgctctaccacttactagctgtgtgaccttgaacacatcccctaacctctctgagcctcggtttcctcattatAAGAGAGACGTCGTAACCCCAGTTCATAGGACTCTCATGAGAATCGAGTTAGCTAAAGTATACGAAGGCACTCGGCAAGCTTTCGAGAGCTTATCAATGTCAACCAATGTTATTGATAACGTTTCAATTGTTATCAATGTTATTGCAAAAAGGCAACAGTCACCGTCAGAGAAATCCTACCCTTCCAATGCGCTAGAGTGAGCGTTACAGAATGGGAAGGGCTTTAGTCACAGTGTCAGCGCTATGTATACAGCTTAGGGAATTCGTTTAAAATAATCGGGGAATCGGTCACCCCAGGTCCCCGAACGTGACGGCTTCGCTGCACCAATGAGGACACAAGACAAACCCCCAGACAGCTGGGGCCGGTCAAGGACTTTGGTTAGAGATTCCCTCTTCCGATAAGTTGAAGGCAATTAGTTAGGGTAACTGATTCAAATTTCAGGGAGATGTGACAGGGCCCTGGGGTGGCCAGACCGGGTTTTCCGGGGGGGAGTCCCACAGATAGTATTCTAGAAATAGAGTCCCGGTTCGCACATATCCCCAGCACTTAGCAAACGCACAGCACATTACAGGCTCCCGGACATCTCTACTGTGGGGATGCTGGTGGACAGGGGAATTAATTACATGCTGATGAAAAGTACAATTAAGAAAGTTCAAAGGCaagggcgcgtgggtggctcagccggttaagcatccgacaagtgatttcagctcaggtcatgatctcacagtttgcgcgtttgagccccgcattggactcccTGCTGGCCtcttagagcctgcttgagatcctctgtctccctctctctctgcccctttccctgctctctctctctctctcaaaataaacattaaaaaaaaaagaaatctcaaaggtagaaagagagagaaaagaagggaggaaggggggaagaggagaggagaggaaaaggaagagagaggaggtggggggaggaggggaaaggatcCCAAAGAACTCTTCTGGAATGTGCTCGGGCCTCAGCTCTGGTACTAGGAAGACGGCTGGTCTCCTGTCACataatatttgttttccaaaggCAAGTTCAGTGAAAggatagtgttttatttttggttttgctttccattGTTTAGTCTTCCATAGCTGGCCACTCAGTAGCTTTGTGAAAAAGTCTCTCATGAAACAGGGCAGTCAGGTCAACTCCAAAGCCCTTGGCTCATGGGTCCGGCTCCCCGATCCTGGGCGTGTGGGGAACTCAACCCCCTGGATGAGGCTGCCTAAGCCCGAAGCCCCTTCCGGCCCACACACTCCTCCCTGGTGGCTCCCAGGGTTCCTTCCAGGGACGCCTCCCCAAcactgtccccccgccccccccaggtGGGGAATTAGGGCCTCTCCCCTCGCCCCACGCCTCCTCCATCAGTGCACCCACCCTTTAGGGGTCTGACCGCCCTCTGGAGACCGGGAGCCCTTGCTGGTGTCCCACACCCCCCAGCACGAGACCGGGTGGGATGTCAGATAAAGAAGGAACAATGAGTAAGTGAAAGGTGGGGCCACTCAGCCCACAGTGCAAACTCACGGGCAGTGAGGAAGCGGGTAAAAGGCAAATTCAGGGTCTCCCAAGCTGGGTGAAGATGGCAGTCAACCCAGTCTTCTTGGAAGAGGAGCATTCCCGTGTGTGTTAATGCATCGATACACAAGGAGATAAAATCGCCCACCGCTGCTGGGGGTGCTGGACTCCGGGAAAGGAGGCACCTTACTCAGAGCAGAGAGGAGCCGGCTTGACCATCCGCCCATCAGGCAGTGATGTGAAAGTCACGGGAGGCAGGGAACGAGAGCTGTGGTTTGTCTGGGTTTGGAGGCCGAAGCCCCAGCCACCCAGCGGGCCTGGAAGATGGGGTCGTGGTTCACGGTCTAGAACCATCCTCCCACGCCCCAGGGCTAGAGGTGAGAGGCTCCACCAGAGAAGAGGGCCAGGGAGACACGGCCCCGCTTGCCAAGGCTCAGTGGCTCCCCGAGAGGCAGAGGACAGGAGAAAAGTCCCCCGTGCCAGCTCTCTGACCTCGCCACTGCCATGCCGGCCATCGGGACGGGGACAGGAGACACTGGGACAATGGTTTCAGCTTCTCAGCCACTGCTCTGCAGTATCTCGCCCGCAGGGGCTACAAAGGAAAACAGACGTGGGAGAAGCCAGGTAAGAAGCAGCCCAGTGACTCTGTGCAGGCAGGGGGCCAGGGGCGCCAGATCGCCTTGGACgctggactccatgctgagggCCGCCTGGAGCCCCTTGTCAGCCAGTCTGCACCTCTGCCGCTATATGGCCTCTCTCCGGGTCCCCCGGAATTTCCAAAGACCATAGGAGAAGGCTCTTGCGATGGCTACCGTACTGATTTATTCCTGTTTCTCTCCTCAtactttctacttaaaaaaaaaaaaaaaaaatagggctcaACCCAGCGATCCCGACAGCCTGGCCTCACATCTGTCCCCCGTTTCTGAAGTGGGACCAGGGTCATCGCCATCGGGGCCACACTGAGCCAGAAACTGGAGCCAAACACGCTTCTATTCTTGCTGCAAATCCCTGTGGCCCCGGAGAGAGGTTCCTTCCACCAGAGCTGCACACAGCAAGCCGCTGACAGGTAGCCTGCGCCTGAAGCGTGAAAGGAGGACAGCTCTGTTGCTTGTCCTGCTGGCGCTGGGCCTGCGCGGAGGAGAAAAACACGGTTGCTTGACTTTCCTCTCAACACCGCAGGTGGGGGAAACAACGGGAGTAAATGCAATTGCTCTGCAGACACCGCGTGGGGAGGGAAGGTCGCGACGCTGAAGAGAGCATCCTGGTTCTGGGGGTGATCTCGTAAAGACGCCAAGAGGCATCTCTGCTCTTCCTAAAACACTCCCCTTGGAGGAAACGCAGCGCGAGCCGAGCGGCGGTGTGAAACCGATCGGGCCAGAACCGTGCGGCGctgagcctccctcccccacccgtctGGGGTCATTTATTGGCACGGACTCGGCCTCCCGGCCACAGCAGCATCACAGAAGGGCTGAGACTCGGACCTCGCAGCACACGGCTCCTGccgcagaggaagaaagaaggaagagaaggaaacgcTGCGACGTCATAAGGAGGATGCCTGTATGTACGAGAAGGAGGCGAGCCGAAGATCGGGCGCGACTGCGGGCTACGCTGGGAGCTGTGAATTTCACCACGTGGCCATCGGTGGCCGaggcgctcccctcccccctcccctcccccctcccctcccccctcccccagctgcctgGGCTCCTGTGTTCCCGGCACACCTCCTCCCGTCCCGATCCACCACCCTTGACCTTCGGACGCGGCTCCCGGGATGGATGGCACAGGCACCTCGAGGGAGCACGGGGTGCCCAGCCCACAAGTCAAGAGACCACTGTTTTAAACCGCTTTGCGGATGAGGATGCCCAGCTAGGGTCCGTCGGATGGTAGCCAGCACCGGTGTGAAGCCGTGACCGTGCTCAGGCTGGAGGGGTGTGCAGGGAGAGGCCCACACGAGTGCAGGGCAGGAGCCGGAGCGGGGggaaggcggggggtggggggccccagAACCCTGTGGGAGATGCTGAAAGAACAATGGTGAGGGTTTTCCGGTACAGCAGCCACTGCCCGCTTTGTGCCACCGACCCCGGGGTGCCCCCGCCCGCTGGCCAAGCCCCGGGGGGGGTGTGGCGTTGAGGGCACGCACGTGCTGTGGAGCCACACAGAGCTGGGTCCCCGTCCTACCTTCACACCTTGGACCGGTTACTTGGCCTTTCCGACCGGCTGCAGGACAAAAGAGACGGTACGCGATGCGGCTTCTGGGTGCCGGGCACAGGGCAGCCCTTCCCGCTGCCCTCCACTGTCCTGgcgtgcccctccctccctcaagctTCTCCTCGGCTGTCCTTCCAGGCCCTAATTCAAGCCGTCCCCCCCAGACCCCTCAGGCTAGAAGGGGTATCCCACCATGAACTTAGGAGCTGTGTGTCTCTAGGGAAGTTACCGAACCTTGCTGGGCGTCAATTTACGtacaaaacaaagacaacaacaaTACCTGTCTCACGGGGCTGTTGCTGGAATCAGCAGGGCAAGTGAGTgcatgaataaacaaagaaaagggcTTGGTGCAGACTGAGCATGTCAAAGGTGTGAGCAACGTCAGGactgaccaccccccccaccccaccccaccccccaccagccgGGGGCACGCTGATGCACGAGCACACCGATGTGCATTTTCTTCCGCAGCACCTGTCACAGGGTTTGGGGCCGGATGAATGCTCGCTAATGCTGGGTGGCgcggagggagggcaggagggagccctCCACTCACGCACACGATTTAACCAAGTCCGCCAGGGAGGGGGGAGCGGGCTTCCAAACCCTGCAGGAGCCTCCGTCATCAGAGCTGGAACTCTGGCCGGGGAGCTCCACGCGGGAGAGAGAGGGCTGAGCCCCTGCACCTGCGAGACCCCGTGTCCCTTCACAGATGCGAGGCAGGGGTCCTCGGGATCCCAGGCCAGGGGGCCGGACCCCCAAGGATGCTTCCCAAGGAGAGAAAAAGGCCAGGTACGCACCGGcccgtctccctccctcccctgttccctcaccaccttctttctctctgtctctctctctctatgtatctcccgcatcccccccccccctccagcccatagccctctccccagctctccccccgcccccattcggAGAGCAGGGCAGGACCTCATCTGGGACCACACGGTCACGCTTCGCCCAGAACGTCTTCGGGCTGCTTCTCTGGCCAGTTGTGAACGAGTACGTTTTGCCAAAAGGCCCACAAATCAATATCATCCCACTCTGTGCGATTCCTGCGGTAAATTACTGTTTCGTGACTAATGCTCTGCGGGGAAGAGAACTCTCCAAGACGGCTCAGCACCTCAGCCAGAGGCTCCTGTCCAAATAAGAGAAAACAGACGCCGATTTCTGAGACCCTGCTAGCAATGGGCTGTGGGCCCCCGACGCAGAGCCAAAAGAAACCTTAATAAGGTCATTATTTATCTACTTAGCAAAAATGTGTACGTCTAACGTGGGATTGAATCTTCCCGTGCCTTTGCAACACTAGCTTCTCGATCTCCTTGAGCCCCAGGCAGGAAGCAGATAACAAAGGGAGTCGAAGAGAGTTATTGATTTTTCGCAGCCAATCCTGCAGTGTTTCTGCACATACTAACAAAGTCACGGACAGTCTCCAGGAAAAGTTGTCATGACTGAACCCCCATTATTGCtccttacttaattttttttttaagttttttttttttttttttgagagagagagggagagagcatgagcaggagaaagggagagagaatcccaagcaggctccacactgccagcacagagcccgatgcggggctcgaacccaccatcaactgtgagatcatgacctgagccaaaatcaagagtcagatgcttaaccgactgagccacccaggcgcccccactcctCACTTACTTTTTGGAGATCAGTTCAGTGTGTGGCTGCCCTGCGAACTCTTATGCACCCTTCAAAGCCCAATCCAAATGCCCTCTCCCTTTGTCGCCACCACCCAGGCCAGGAAGGTCCCACCGCTTGCTGCCCCGGGCTTCCAGAAGGCTGGGTGCACATGCCCATCTGCCTCCTGACCTTCTACTAGTCTGTGAGCTCCTGGGGCACAAGGTCACTGTCTTCCTCATCGTGTTCTCCGGAGCATCGTGTTCTCCGTGCCTGGTACATGGGGGAGACTCAGCGGGCTCGTCGGCTGAAGGAGCTACAAGGAGGTGACAAGTTCCCATACCAGGGCTGGGCGTGAAGCTGCACATTTAGGATCAGAAGCTCTTGGAAAACCTAGGGCTCCTGGACGCCAAGCCCCCGTCCACATTCTCCAGCCCCTGGAGCCATGCAAGAACCCAGAGAGAGGCACAAGGGGGTTCTGGGTAGCGAGAAGCCCGTCCCCGCCTTGACAGTGCGAGGCCACGGAAACAGCCAGAGGCTCGCAGCCAAGACCTGGCGTGGAGCCGCGGTGCCTTGGCCTCCGGCCGCGCAGGGAGCCggcgagcctcagtttcctcctccgcACAAGGAGGACAGTGATGCCTCCAGGACACCGTGGCAAGGGAACCCGTAAGGCGGCCCGACCCTGGCCTGGCCTTAACTTGGCAAGCTCGTCCTCAGAATCTCCGAGAAGGTCGGAGAGTGGAGTAGTGGAGTGGTGGCTTCCAGTGAAGGGGAGGACGAAGGCGCTGGGAGGTTCAGGGAGGTTCCCAAGAGGGCTTTCACTGCCTGGCAGTGGGAGGCCCACAGAAAACATCTGTGGACCGATGGAGGGAAGCGATGAGAACCAGACTGAGTGCAGGGCTGAAGGGCTAGGCGTGGGGAGAAGGAGCAGAAGCCCGCTGAGCCTGAGGGGGTGCACACAAAGATCTGTGAGCTGAAGCCCGGGGACAGAAGGCCGCAGAACAATAAGGAAAAGAACTGCGTGACGTTGGAATGCGcggctgctgggggagggggtgagcacCCCGTCGCTGGAAGAATGCAAGCCAAGAGCAGATGAAAGAAAGATCGCTTCACAAAACCACAGTAAAAGGAATCCAAGCATTGGGTGGGTGCTTAGACTAaaaattctcggggcgcctgggtggctcagtcggttgagcgtccgacttcggctcaggtcctgatctcgcggtctgtgggttcgagccccgcgtcgggctctgtgctgacagctcggagcctggagcctgcttcggattctgtgtctccttctcgctctctgcccctcccccacttgcactctctctctcaaaaataaacatttaaaaaaatttttaaacgtccCTTCTatcatcaaataataataatggagacGAGAAGGTTTTATGTCCTTATTTGACAAAAGTTAAAGGTAGCAACCTTATATTggccctgatttctttttaagcCAGTTCACAGAATCCTAAAGTCCGGGAGCTCCTACCCTTCTTTGGGTCCGAAAAACTGACTTTCCTTCAGGCTTCTCTTCACCTCCCCCCGCTGCCTCACCCCTCTAAGCCTCTGCCTCCCACGTGAAGCACCAGGGTGACACCCCCAGGTCCTCGGCTACCCCTGAGGGTGACACGGAGGTGGCTGCAGCCCCAGGACACCCATGGTGAAGGCAAGGGAATGCGGGGCACCTGACGGGCCATGGGAGGTGACCCTGACCTCACGGTCTCACGCCCGACACACGTGCACGGGCCTCTGTTGGTTCTCAAACAAACCTTTGAGGCTGGCGGGGCAGAAAAAGTCCCCATTtgacggatgaggaaactgaggttgaaGAAAGGCGAAGTGACCTTTCCACCGTCTCTCAGCAAACCAACTGCAAGGCAGAGGAATGTGTCCTCACTCACTTCCTCCCGGCCCAGGGTAGTGGGCTCACGATCTCTGGTCAACCACACATGCACCACCCCTCTGTCTGCAGACATGACGAAACGGAATCTTCCTGACGTCTTTGTTTTCAGGGACCAGTTCAGATCAGAAAGGGTTAAGCGTCTAACctgctcacaattttttttttttttttttttaaggtcaagaATGGCACCTGCCTTTCAAGAACGTCCTAGCTGGTCAGACAGACTAGCAGATTCTTTTCATTCTGCGCCAGAGAGTGCAGAAAGCTGGAACGTTCCATATCTGGGCAGAAGGCCCAGCAGAGCGGGGAGACTCCCAACGGTGTTCCCGCGGGGAACGCCAGGCCTCGagctccttccccacctctccgTGGTGGAGGCCTGAGCTCTCATGACCCCTGGATACTGAAACCAGATCCCGGACGTCCCCAGAGGACCAGAGAGGAAGGGGCCCAGGTCTTGCCCCAGCATGCATGAACCGTGCCAATGGAACCAAGCTGATGGGGGATGAAGTCAATTGCTTCCAGGATAATTAATTTAGAATCAGACACAAACCTAGTGGGAAATCAGcccattaagaaagagaaagagatttggggcgcctgggtggctcagtcggttgagcgtccgacctcggctcaggtcatgatctcacggcttgtgagttcgagccccgcatcgggctctgcgcggacagctcggaacctgaagcctgcttctgcttctgtgtctccctctctctctgcccctaacccactcccattctgtctctgtctctctcaaaaataaataaactttaaaaaaatttaaaaaaaaagaaaaaagaaaataacagctttattgagctagAATTCACACGCAACTCACAGATCTCAAGTATTCAACGCCGTAGTTGCACAAAGTTGTGCAATCACCACCattaattttagaacacttcCATCGCCCCCAAGAGAAGCCCCACACCTACTA encodes the following:
- the LOC125917974 gene encoding uncharacterized protein LOC125917974 → MIEGTFKNFFKCLFLRERVQVGEGQRARRRHRIRSRLQAPSCQHRARRGARTHRPRDQDLSRSRTLNRLSHPGAPRIFSLSTHPMLGFLLLWFCEAIFLSSALGLHSSSDGVLTPSPSSRAFQRHAVLFLIVLRPSVPGLQLTDLCVHPLRLSGLLLLLPTPSPSALHSVWFSSLPSIGPQMFSVGLPLPGSESPLGNLPEPPSAFVLPFTGSHHSTTPLSDLLGDSEDELAKLRPGQGRAALRVPLPRCPGGITVLLVRRRKLRLAGSLRGRRPRHRGSTPGLGCEPLAVSVASHCQGGDGLLATQNPLVPLSGFLHGSRGWRMWTGAWRPGALGFPRASDPKCAASRPALVWELVTSL